In a single window of the Anabas testudineus chromosome 17, fAnaTes1.2, whole genome shotgun sequence genome:
- the pex19 gene encoding peroxisomal biogenesis factor 19 has translation MASGTGESATGHDAELDELLDSALDDFDKTVAPPAPEPAAAAASSSASSGAEKPPLLEDCKLFETLFEGEMAAQAKEEWEKAMSELAQEEPELLQHFQKLSEAAGKVGTDTASQQEFTSCLKETLRGLAKNADNLQSTGVAGDDLVKALEGLGLDEGGEGGDDGNILPIMQSIMQNLLSKEVLYPSLKEITTKYPEWLDANKPTLSSDDYQRYEQQAKIMGEICKHFEKEDEGAADKESTFERVMDLMQQLQDLGQPPKELAGDAPPGFNFDMESLNLAGGPGSGAAEQCSVM, from the exons ATGGCGTCGGGAACAGGAGAGTCGGCCACTGGGCACGATGCAGAACTGGACGAATTGTTGGACA GTGCATTGGATGACTTTGACAAGACAGTGGCCCCTCCGGCCCCtgaacctgcagctgcagctgcttcctcctcagCCAGCAGCGGTGCAGAGAAG CCACCCCTCCTTGAGGACTGCAAGCTTTTTGAAACTCTTTTCGAGGGGGAAATGGCTGCGCAAGCCAAGGAAGAGTGGGAGAAAGCCATGAGTGAGCTGGCCCAGGAGGAGCCAGAATTGCTGCAGCACTTCCAAAAACTGTCAGAGGCTGCAGGCAAAGTTG GCACTGACACGGCCTCCCAGCAAGAATTCACGTCCTGTCTTAAAGAAACCCTCCGTGGCCTGGCAAAAAACGCAGACAACCTGCAG TCCACAGGTGTAGCTGGTGATGATCTTGTCAAGGCTCTGGAAGGCCTGGGATTGGATGAGGGTGGTGAAGGAGGTGACGATGGAAACATATTGCCTATCATGCAGTCCATAATGCAGAATCTTCTCTCTAAGGAAGTGCTTTATCCATCTCTCAAAGAGATCACTACCAAG TACCCTGAGTGGTTAGATGCCAACAAGCCAACCCTTAGCTCAGATGACTACCAGCGCTATGAACAGCAGGCCAAAATCATGGGAGAGATCTGTAAGCACTTTGAGAAGGAGGATGAAGGGGCAGCGGATAAAGAGAGCACTTTTGAGAGGGTCATGGACCTGATGCAACAG CTGCAAGACCTTGGCCAGCCTCCTAAAGAGTTAGCGGGTGATGCT CCACCAGGCTTTAACTTTGACATGGAATCGCTCAATCTCGCAGGAGGACCTGGGTC
- the ltb4r2b gene encoding leukotriene B4 receptor 2b gives MMKNDTNLESPVSNGYSTFLGAFIMGLVFFLGVPGNLFIVWSILARTRRRSVTTILILNLACADGFLMALTVFFIIYLAKRTWVFGLAMCKVLFYLCNSNMYASVFLITLMSVNRLVAVVLPTKVSFLASKKIVMSEIAGTWLLVMIISVPSLVFRDVILTTDEETNFTRLVCVPKHTLPQHVRLQYTLETVVGFILPYAAIITSYVLILRRLRQTKFRRKVRSEKLILAIVVTFGTFWLPYHIVNMIQVAAAWYPEDSPTKVKLDHISQTCRAVTSALAFISSCANPILYTFAGKSYIKQNGLAFMAKLFEGTLDQMANKKSRFVAKDNVGTRNVDSASTGVFSGQNGKSACDDTEHF, from the exons ATGATGAAAAATGATACAAACCTTGAAAGCCCGGTGAGCAATGGCTACTCCACATTCTTGGGTGCCTTCATCATGGGCTTGGTTTTCTTCCTGGGCGTCCCTGGCAACCTCTTTATTGTGTGGAGCATCCTGGCGCGCACCCGACGACGCTCAGTCACCACCATCCTCATCCTCAACCTGGCGTGTGCCGATGGCTTCCTCATGGCCCtcactgtcttttttattatctaCCTGGCCAAGCGCACATGGGTCTTTGGTCTAGCCATGTGTAAGGTCCTGTTTTACCTGTGCAACTCCAACATGTACGCCTCTGTCTTTCTGATCACACTGATGAGCGTGAACAGGTTGGTAGCTGTGGTGCTGCCAACGAAAGTGTCCTTTCTGGCCAGCAAGAAAATTGTGATGAGCGAGATCGCAGGCACGTGGCTGTTGGTGATGATCATTTCTGTCCCATCACTTGTGTTTCGAGACGTAATTTTGACTACAGATGAAGAGACGAATTTTACAAGGCTGGTGTGCGTGCCCAAGCACACCTTGCCCCAACAT GTGAGGCTTCAGTATACATTGGAGACAGTGGTGGGATTCATTCTGCCTTATGCAGCCATCATAACCAGCTATGTCCTCATCCTGAGACGTTTGAGGCAGACCAAGTTCCGCCGAAAGGTGCGCAGCGAGAAGCTCATCCTGGCCATTGTGGTGACCTTTGGCACTTTCTGGCTGCCGTACCACATTGTCAACATGATACAG GTGGCAGCTGCGTGGTACCCAGAGGATTCACCCACAAAAGTCAA attGGATCATATCTCTCAGACCTGTCGTGCGGTGACCTCTGCTTTGGCCTTCATCAGCAGCTGTGCCAATCCTATCCTCTACACCTTTGCTGGGAAGTCCTACATCAAGCAGAACGGCTTGGCCTTCATGGCTAAACTCTTTGAGGGCACACTGGACCAAATGGCCAACAAAAAGAGTCGCTTTGTGGCAAAAGACAATGTGGGAACCAGAAATGTTGATTCTGCAAGCACAGGAGTTTTCAGtggacaaaatggaaaaagtgCATGTGATGACACTGAACATTTCTAA